In a genomic window of Salminus brasiliensis chromosome 12, fSalBra1.hap2, whole genome shotgun sequence:
- the nptx2a gene encoding neuronal pentraxin-2a: MIPLAVGLLYVYALGSGRVARANPQAKGSRFVCTAVPAGADLSCPVETTNNRVQSASPQEDEFRSTIIQLRETVLQQKETIVSQQGTIKELNAKLSRCEAAAQDARDSKARAGARRKEYGKNTMGDLPRDPTETIEQLGKTMQSLKDRLENLEQQQLRANVSGAAFPSELRDLLKRRLSDLESQLLRRVTELEEEKSQLYNETAAHRQRTENTLNSLLERITELERSNSAFKSPEDFKISLPLRTNYLYGRIKKSLPEMYAFTVCMWLKSSASPGIGTPFSYGVPGQANEIVLIEWGNNPIELLVNDKVAQLPLSVSDGRWHHICITWTTRDGFWEAYQDGERLGTGENLAPWHPIKPGGVIILGQEQDIVGGRFDATQAFVGELSHFNMWDRVLRPIDISGMANCSAYMPGNVVPWIDGNVEVFGGATKAALEICEDRLFDS, encoded by the exons ATGATCCCTCTTGCCGTCGGACTCCTCTACGTGTACGCTCTGGGCAGCGGCAGGGTGGCGCGCGCCAACCCTCAGGCGAAGGGCAGCCGCTTCGTGTGCACGGCGGTGCCCGCGGGCGCGGACCTCAGCTGCCCGGTGGAGACCACAAACAACCGGGTGCAGAGCGCGAGCCCGCAGGAGGACGAGTTcaggagcaccatcatccagcTGCGCGAGACCGTCCTGCAGCAGAAGGAGACCATCGTGAGCCAGCAGGGCACCATAAAGGAGCTGAACGCCAAGCTCTCGCGCTGCGAGGCCGCCGCGCAAGACGCGCGGGACAGCAAGGCGCGAGCAGGCGCGCGCAGGAAAGAGTACGGCAAGAACACGATGGGGGACCTGCCGCGCGACCCCACCGAGACCATCGAGCAGCTGGGGAAGACCATGCAGAGTCTAAAGGACCGGTTGGAGAACTTGGAG cagcagcaactgcGTGCCAACGTGTCAGGTGCTGCGTTCCCCAGCGAGTTGCGCGACTTGCTGAAGCGGCGACTGAGTGACCTGGAGAGCCAGCTCCTAAGGAGAGTGAccgagctggaggaggaaaagagCCAGCTTTACAATGAGACGGCGGCCCATCGCCAGCGCACGGAGAACACCCTCAACTCCCTGCTGGAGAGGatcacagaactggagagaa GTAACAGTGCATTTAAATCTCCAGAGGACTTCAAGATCTCTCTGCCCTTGCGAACAAACTACCTGTACGGTCGCATCAAGAAGAGTTTACCAGAGATGTATGCCTTCACTGTGTGCATGTGGCTCAAGTCCAGCGCTAGTCCTGGTATTGGAACTCCGTTCTCCTATGGCGTCCCCGGACAGGCCAACGAAATCGTATTGATAGAGTGGGGCAATAACCCCATTGAGCTACTTGTCAATGATAAG GTGGCTCAGCTGCCTCTGTCTGTGAGCGATGGCCGATGGCATCATATCTGCATCACCTGGACAACCAGAGACGGCTTCTGGGAGGCCTATCAGGATGGAGAGAGGCTAGGCACTGGGGAGAACCTGGCCCCATGGCACCCAATTAAACCTGGAGGAGTGATCATACTAGGTCAAGAACAG GACATTGTCGGAGGCAGGTTCGATGCTACGCAAGCCTTCGTAGGAGAACTTAGCCACTTCAACATGTGGGATCGAGTTTTGCGGCCCATAGACATCTCGGGCATGGCCAACTGCTCGGCCTACATGCCCGGTAACGTAGTGCCATGGATTGACGGCAACGTAGAGGTGTTCGGAGGAGCCACAAAAGCAGCCCTGGAGATTTGCGAGGACCGGCTCTTTGACTCGTAA